Proteins encoded within one genomic window of Tigriopus californicus strain San Diego chromosome 12, Tcal_SD_v2.1, whole genome shotgun sequence:
- the LOC131891356 gene encoding uncharacterized protein LOC131891356 isoform X2, translating into MATKTQITVQIRPSHLQHEAYVLNYALHYQFDCVLVCDDQTYPLHREVLSLATGLVKRKFDMGSEAIVVHKRYWPTIEHLIELIYRGETTFAEEVLPLFRRLNDEVNLKLSIGYHHWDMDQRLNKGPPHKAQ; encoded by the exons ATGGCGACGAAAACCCAAATCACAGTGCAAATAAGGCCCTCCCATCTCCAACACGAGGCTTATGTCCTCAACTACGCACTG CATTACCAGTTTGATTGCGTCTTGGTTTGTGATGATCAAACTTACCCTCTTCATCGAGAAGTCCTCTCCTTGGCCACAGGGTTGGTCAAACGAAAATTCGACATGGGTTCCGAAGCAATTGTGGTCCACAAGAGGTATTGGCCTACGATAGAACATCTCATCGAATTGATCTACCGAGGAGAGACAACTTTTGCCGAGGAGGTATTGCCCCTTTTCCGAAGACTGAATGACGAGGTGAATTTGAA ATTGAGTATAGGCTATCATCACTGGGACATGGACCAAAGACTCAATAAAGGACCCCCACACAAAGCTCA ATAA
- the LOC131891353 gene encoding uncharacterized protein LOC131891353 has translation MAISFFKRFEYSLVIVVKGNRNDLKSHDLKYRKSDPNPSNNLKNFNQFYPLLFRRLLSLHCDFFKAQATHFRHSNPGVMGKHTVALVVFSNLVVFCHSFVNKFQMATLPQGAFTQIMETSFISVMSCLSTCNEGNGCNALLVGPGSCQGGTVDLTYTGSASEPMENFFVERGATCRHKFRNKFASFSNQITLNDRLVFEGLPFTADKAEPFCQSYGSSLVTLKSREESLRLGILMRNNRAHTALRNLDQSGPCKNDNCDETNFRWLDGSAFDYSKKAFDLFTGITGTPYMRFHNDENGVIRMANIDRSVMAGAICQVFC, from the exons ATGGCCATCTCATTTTTTAAACGGTTTGAATATTCACTCGTTATTGTTGTTAAAGGGAACAGGAATGATCTAAAGAGCCATGATTTAAAATATCGAAAGAGCGATCCTAATCCCTCAAACAATTTAAAGAACTTTAATCAATTTTATCCCCTATTATTTCGAAGACTTCTTTCTCTGCATTGCGACTTTTTCAAGGCACAAGCAACTCATTTTCGTCATTCCAACCCTGGAGTCATGGGGAAACACACCGTGGCACTAGTGGTTTTCTCTAATCTTGTGGTCTTTTGTCATTCTTTTGTCAATAAGTTTCAAATGGCAACTTTACCACAAGGAGCTTTCACTCAGATTATGGAAACAAGCTTCATAAGCGTGATGTCTTGTCTCTCTACTTGTAATGAGGGCAACGGTTGCAATGCTTTGCTTGTTGGACCCGGTTCTTGCCAAGGTGGAACCGTGGATTTGACTTACACGGGATCGGCTTCTGAACCAATGGAGAACTTCTTTGTAGAACGAG GAGCAACATGTCGTCACAAATTCAGGAACAAGTTTGCTTCGTTCTCCAACCAAATCACGCTGAATGATAGACTTGTATTTGAAGGACTCCCCTTTACAGCTGACAAGGCAGAACCATTTTGCCAATCATACGGTTCGTCCTTGGTCACCCTGAAATCCAGGGAGGAGTCACTTCGTCTGGGCATTCTCATGA GGAACAACCGCGCTCACACAGCATTAAGAAACCTTGATCAATCTGGCCCTTGCAAGAATGACAATTGCGATGAGACCAACTTCCGTTGGTTGGATGGGAGTGCATTCGATTATtccaaaaaggcttttgactTATTCACTGGGATTACAGGAACACCTTACATGAGATTTCACAACGACGAAAATGGGGTCATTCGAATGGCTAATATTGATCGGTCAGTCATGGCTGGAGCcatttgtcaagttttttgttga
- the LOC131891356 gene encoding uncharacterized protein LOC131891356 isoform X1 — translation MATKTQITVQIRPSHLQHEAYVLNYALHYQFDCVLVCDDQTYPLHREVLSLATGLVKRKFDMGSEAIVVHKRYWPTIEHLIELIYRGETTFAEEVLPLFRRLNDEVNLKLSIGYHHWDMDQRLNKGPPHKAQLRNQDLPDNKGGQDAPINDLSIVDNARKERDLGGQGVVPHCAETPVPLGSGSYEKLAHDKGFSREMREMHYLAVFAKAGIPNPVKKIQNEVVEIN, via the exons ATGGCGACGAAAACCCAAATCACAGTGCAAATAAGGCCCTCCCATCTCCAACACGAGGCTTATGTCCTCAACTACGCACTG CATTACCAGTTTGATTGCGTCTTGGTTTGTGATGATCAAACTTACCCTCTTCATCGAGAAGTCCTCTCCTTGGCCACAGGGTTGGTCAAACGAAAATTCGACATGGGTTCCGAAGCAATTGTGGTCCACAAGAGGTATTGGCCTACGATAGAACATCTCATCGAATTGATCTACCGAGGAGAGACAACTTTTGCCGAGGAGGTATTGCCCCTTTTCCGAAGACTGAATGACGAGGTGAATTTGAA ATTGAGTATAGGCTATCATCACTGGGACATGGACCAAAGACTCAATAAAGGACCCCCACACAAAGCTCAGTTGAGGAATCAAGATCTTCCTGACAACAAAGGCGGCCAAGATGCCCCAATCAATGATCTTTCCATTGTAGATAATGCCCGTAAGGAGCGAGATCTCGGGGGCCAAGGTGTGGTTCCACATTGTGCTGAAACACCCGTTCCCTTGGGTTCCGGGAGTTACGAGAAACTCGCTCATGATAAAGGTTTCTCCAGAGAAATGCGGGAAATGCATTACCTTGCCGTGTTTGCAAAAGCTGGTATCCCAAATCCTGTGAAAAAGATCCAGAATGAAGTAGTGGAAATCAATTGA